Proteins from a genomic interval of Nocardioidaceae bacterium:
- a CDS encoding thioredoxin family protein, with amino-acid sequence MTGFIVLVIALVAATAFGLYRTGTDGRFTGTRAVRGADGADGADRAADSAQPTGEKAVETGEEPASDDAVLTLGEADLDGPLGERATLVQFSSAFCAPCRVARRVLGEVATEEAGVRHVEIDAESHLELVRAAGVMRTPTTLVLDAAGREVARASGAPTKAQVSASLAELR; translated from the coding sequence ATGACCGGCTTCATCGTCCTCGTGATCGCTCTCGTCGCCGCCACGGCCTTCGGGCTCTACCGCACAGGCACGGACGGTCGGTTCACCGGCACGCGCGCCGTCCGCGGGGCCGACGGGGCCGACGGGGCCGACAGGGCGGCGGACTCCGCCCAGCCCACCGGCGAGAAGGCCGTCGAGACGGGTGAGGAGCCCGCGTCCGACGACGCGGTGCTGACCCTCGGGGAGGCGGACCTCGACGGTCCGCTCGGCGAGCGGGCGACGCTGGTGCAGTTCTCCTCCGCCTTCTGCGCCCCGTGCCGCGTGGCCCGCCGCGTGCTGGGTGAGGTGGCGACGGAGGAGGCCGGCGTACGCCACGTCGAGATCGACGCCGAGTCCCACCTCGAGCTCGTGCGAGCGGCCGGTGTGATGCGTACGCCCACCACCCTCGTGCTCGACGCCGCCGGACGCGAGGTGGCACGCGCAAGCGGTGCGCCCACGAAGGCGCAGGTCAGCGCCTCGCTCGCGGAACTCCGATGA
- a CDS encoding DUF4395 domain-containing protein — MSTLSDSTTPAPAAPAPQAAGGIDPRGPQFGAALTTVILAAVLLVPTPVAIGLLAFQTVLFGLGVGLGVARTPYAWLFKNLVRPRLGAPSELEDPRPPRFAQAVGLGFAVAGLVSYVAGAVVLGQVFVGFALAAAFLNAAFAFCLGCEMYLLLARLRAR; from the coding sequence ATGTCCACCCTCTCCGACTCCACCACCCCCGCCCCGGCTGCACCGGCACCGCAGGCGGCCGGCGGCATCGACCCGCGCGGGCCGCAGTTCGGCGCCGCCCTCACCACCGTGATCCTGGCGGCCGTGCTGCTCGTGCCGACCCCGGTGGCGATCGGCCTGCTGGCGTTCCAGACGGTGCTCTTCGGTCTCGGCGTGGGCCTCGGCGTGGCGCGCACGCCGTACGCGTGGCTCTTCAAGAACCTGGTGCGCCCGCGCCTCGGCGCGCCGAGCGAGCTCGAGGACCCGCGGCCTCCCCGCTTCGCCCAGGCCGTCGGGCTGGGCTTCGCGGTGGCCGGCCTGGTCTCCTACGTCGCCGGCGCCGTCGTGCTGGGCCAGGTCTTCGTCGGCTTCGCCCTCGCTGCGGCGTTCCTGAACGCGGCCTTCGCGTTCTGCCTCGGCTGCGAGATGTACCTGCTCCTCGCCCGCCTCCGCGCCCGCTGA
- a CDS encoding sulfurtransferase produces MSRENSLVSTDWVAEHLDDDTVVLVEVDEDTAAYDRGHIAGAIKLDWTTDLQDQVRRDFVDADQFASLLSEKGIAEDDTVVLYGGNNNWFAAYAYWYFTLYGHADVRLMDGGRKKWELEARELTDETVERLATTYPVREQDPTYRAWRDDVVAAIGTQNLVDVRSPDEYAGRLLAPAHLPQEQAQRAGHIPTAASVPWSKAANDDGTFKSDEELRRIYEEAGVDFSKDTIAYCRIGERSSHTWFVLKELLGQENVKNYDGSWTEYGSLVGVPVALGDSAGAA; encoded by the coding sequence ATGAGCCGCGAGAACTCCCTGGTCAGCACCGACTGGGTCGCCGAGCACCTCGATGACGACACGGTCGTGCTGGTCGAGGTCGACGAGGACACCGCCGCGTACGACCGCGGCCACATCGCCGGGGCGATCAAGCTCGACTGGACGACGGACCTGCAGGACCAGGTGCGCCGCGACTTCGTCGACGCCGACCAGTTCGCGAGCCTGCTGAGCGAGAAGGGCATCGCCGAGGACGACACGGTGGTGCTCTACGGCGGCAACAACAACTGGTTCGCGGCGTACGCGTACTGGTACTTCACCCTCTACGGCCACGCCGACGTGCGGCTGATGGACGGTGGCCGCAAGAAGTGGGAGCTCGAGGCCCGCGAGCTGACCGACGAGACGGTCGAGCGTTTGGCCACGACCTACCCGGTGCGCGAGCAGGACCCGACCTACCGCGCCTGGCGCGACGACGTCGTCGCCGCGATCGGCACGCAGAACCTGGTCGACGTGCGCAGCCCCGACGAGTACGCCGGCCGGCTGCTGGCCCCGGCCCACCTGCCGCAGGAGCAGGCGCAGCGCGCCGGCCACATCCCGACCGCCGCGAGCGTGCCGTGGAGCAAGGCCGCCAACGACGACGGCACCTTCAAGTCCGACGAGGAGCTGCGCCGCATCTACGAGGAGGCCGGCGTGGACTTCAGCAAGGACACCATCGCCTACTGCCGCATCGGCGAGCGCTCGAGCCACACGTGGTTCGTGCTCAAGGAGCTGCTCGGTCAGGAGAACGTGAAGAACTACGACGGGTCCTGGACCGAGTACGGCTCGCTCGTCGGCGTGCCCGTCGCCCTCGGCGACTCCGCGGGTGCAGCCTGA
- a CDS encoding DUF1416 domain-containing protein yields MCGAQRGGLPLDGVDVNKEAVVQGQVWSLAADEPVSPAYVRLLDRSGEFTAEVPTSATGHFRFFASDGDWTLRTLAPGKDAVDTPVTAAVGSVAEVVVEV; encoded by the coding sequence ATGTGCGGCGCGCAGCGCGGCGGACTGCCGCTCGACGGTGTCGACGTGAACAAGGAGGCCGTGGTGCAGGGCCAAGTCTGGAGCCTCGCCGCGGACGAGCCGGTGAGCCCGGCGTACGTGCGGCTCCTGGACCGCAGCGGTGAGTTCACCGCCGAGGTGCCGACCTCGGCAACCGGTCACTTCCGGTTCTTCGCCTCCGACGGCGACTGGACCCTGCGTACGCTCGCGCCCGGCAAGGACGCGGTCGACACCCCGGTCACAGCGGCCGTGGGTTCCGTGGCAGAGGTCGTCGTCGAGGTCTGA
- a CDS encoding DUF4012 domain-containing protein, giving the protein MRVVRWSLLAIVLVVLGALGWAGWTGIQAAEELRTASVATDRLTSAVRDGRIADAREDLAEVRTNARDAADHVSGPVWATASVLPSIGDDVTAVREAADLVADAAEGVGTDLLAVVTDLEPGNLIPTDGRIDLDPLAAAAPRLDRASTQLVDLGARARGIDLAGVRPIIADPLATLKEEITRIEGITGEAATAARLLPPMLGSEERRRYLLLVQNNAELRATGGIPGAYAELRADDGRLRLGEQGSAQGLGNYDEPVVPLTDEEQAIYGDILGQFAQDVNLTPRFPRSGELAAAMWADTHDTEVDGVASVDPVALSYLLRATGPVTVELPDGETVELTADNVVPYLLNQVYLDNPDDPARQDAVFATAAGAVFDAVTAGGADPRALLDALTRAVTERRLLLWSTRQAEQAEIARAPIAGDLDGSQDANPYVGVFFNNASGSKLDFYLESEVTTRSIRCEADGSDRPRQRVEVAVTLTSRVPEDPSPLGAYILGLSRPRGFNVTNLYVYFPTGSTVLADEAVTEKTSAQGKTTTNPSTTDEHTDGGFPVQVFGLGLDPGQTGTITIPFLAPPGLTGPVDLQVTPQVRPVPVEIGRTTC; this is encoded by the coding sequence GTGCGCGTCGTCCGCTGGTCGCTCCTCGCCATCGTGCTCGTCGTGCTGGGCGCTCTCGGATGGGCCGGGTGGACCGGCATCCAGGCCGCCGAGGAGCTCCGTACGGCCTCCGTCGCCACCGACCGCCTCACCTCCGCCGTGCGGGACGGGCGCATCGCCGACGCCCGCGAGGACCTCGCCGAGGTGCGCACGAACGCCCGCGACGCGGCCGACCACGTCAGCGGCCCCGTCTGGGCGACCGCGTCGGTGCTGCCGAGCATCGGTGACGACGTCACCGCCGTCCGCGAAGCCGCCGACCTCGTCGCCGATGCTGCCGAGGGCGTCGGCACGGACCTGCTCGCGGTCGTCACCGACCTCGAGCCCGGCAACCTGATCCCCACCGACGGACGCATCGACCTCGACCCGCTCGCCGCCGCCGCACCTCGGCTCGACCGCGCGTCGACCCAGCTCGTGGACCTCGGCGCCCGCGCCCGGGGCATCGACCTGGCCGGCGTACGCCCGATCATCGCCGACCCGCTCGCGACGTTGAAGGAAGAGATCACCAGGATCGAGGGCATCACCGGGGAGGCCGCCACCGCGGCCCGGCTGCTGCCGCCGATGCTGGGCAGCGAGGAGCGGCGGCGCTACCTGCTGCTCGTGCAGAACAACGCCGAGCTGCGCGCCACGGGCGGCATCCCCGGGGCGTACGCCGAGCTGCGCGCCGACGACGGCCGCCTCCGCCTGGGCGAGCAGGGCAGCGCTCAAGGTCTGGGGAACTACGACGAGCCGGTGGTGCCACTGACCGACGAGGAGCAGGCCATCTACGGGGACATCCTCGGCCAGTTCGCGCAGGACGTGAACCTGACGCCACGGTTCCCGCGGTCCGGTGAGCTGGCGGCGGCGATGTGGGCCGACACCCACGACACCGAGGTCGACGGGGTCGCCTCGGTCGACCCCGTGGCCCTGTCCTACCTGCTGCGGGCCACCGGCCCGGTCACCGTCGAGCTGCCCGACGGCGAGACCGTCGAGCTGACGGCGGACAACGTCGTGCCGTACCTGCTGAACCAGGTCTACCTCGACAACCCCGACGACCCCGCCCGTCAGGACGCCGTCTTCGCGACCGCGGCCGGCGCCGTCTTCGACGCCGTGACCGCCGGAGGCGCGGACCCCCGTGCACTGCTGGACGCCCTCACCCGCGCGGTGACCGAGCGTCGCCTGCTGCTCTGGTCGACGCGTCAGGCCGAGCAGGCGGAGATCGCCCGCGCCCCCATCGCCGGCGACCTGGACGGCAGCCAGGACGCGAATCCCTACGTCGGGGTCTTCTTCAACAACGCCTCCGGATCGAAGCTCGACTTCTACCTCGAATCGGAAGTCACCACCCGCTCGATCCGCTGCGAGGCTGACGGATCGGACCGGCCACGGCAGCGCGTCGAGGTCGCGGTGACCCTGACGTCGCGCGTGCCCGAGGACCCCTCCCCGCTCGGCGCCTACATCCTGGGACTCTCGCGGCCCCGGGGCTTCAACGTCACGAATCTTTACGTCTACTTCCCGACCGGGTCCACAGTGCTCGCAGACGAGGCGGTCACCGAGAAGACTTCCGCTCAGGGAAAGACGACGACGAACCCCAGCACCACCGATGAACACACGGACGGCGGGTTCCCGGTCCAGGTCTTCGGTCTCGGGCTCGATCCCGGCCAGACGGGAACGATCACGATTCCGTTCCTCGCCCCTCCTGGCCTCACCGGTCCGGTCGACCTGCAGGTCACGCCACAGGTGCGGCCCGTGCCTGTGGAGATCGGGCGCACCACCTGCTGA
- a CDS encoding fibronectin type III domain-containing protein, with protein MSAAVLLGGLGTISPAYAEGTETAAVPVASGQASAPSRVENLRAVLDDGTLTVTWDPATPNGTPITGYTVAVRPGTRTVELGPEARSATFTGLATETRYTIYVVATSAVNDASEIPPGTEEIAPVRAPGIPSLHLVTRGGTSVKMTWSPFVERGAPVTGYRVTGLPSGPVNLGPEAREISSDGLEWGETYRLALTALSDAGASEPITYVVNMPVLRPTRVQGLDARVRARRVVVTWDPARERGAAITGYAVVLRGTTENGRTVTRRKVVGPDATRAAFGKLPRNSQFRFAVRALSSLG; from the coding sequence GTGTCCGCCGCAGTCCTGCTGGGCGGGCTCGGCACGATCAGCCCCGCGTACGCCGAGGGCACCGAGACCGCCGCGGTGCCGGTCGCCTCGGGCCAGGCGAGCGCCCCGTCGCGCGTGGAGAACCTCCGCGCCGTCCTCGACGACGGCACCCTGACCGTCACCTGGGACCCGGCGACGCCCAACGGCACGCCGATCACCGGCTACACCGTGGCCGTACGCCCCGGCACCCGCACCGTCGAGCTCGGCCCCGAGGCCCGCTCCGCGACCTTCACCGGCCTCGCCACCGAGACGCGCTACACGATCTACGTGGTCGCGACCTCCGCGGTCAACGACGCCTCGGAGATCCCGCCGGGCACCGAGGAGATCGCCCCCGTACGCGCCCCCGGCATCCCCTCGCTGCACCTGGTCACCCGGGGCGGCACGTCGGTGAAGATGACCTGGAGCCCCTTCGTCGAGCGCGGTGCACCCGTGACCGGGTACCGCGTCACCGGTCTCCCGTCGGGCCCGGTGAACCTCGGTCCCGAGGCCCGCGAGATCTCCAGCGACGGGCTGGAGTGGGGCGAGACGTACCGCCTCGCGCTCACCGCCCTCAGCGACGCCGGCGCGAGCGAGCCGATCACCTACGTGGTGAACATGCCCGTGCTGCGACCCACGCGTGTGCAGGGCCTCGACGCCCGCGTACGCGCCCGCCGCGTCGTCGTCACCTGGGACCCTGCCCGCGAGCGGGGCGCGGCGATCACCGGGTACGCCGTCGTGCTGCGCGGCACCACCGAGAACGGTCGCACCGTCACCCGCCGCAAGGTCGTCGGACCGGACGCCACCCGCGCCGCGTTCGGCAAGCTGCCCCGCAACTCGCAGTTCCGCTTCGCGGTGAGGGCGCTGAGCTCGCTGGGCTGA
- a CDS encoding PepSY domain-containing protein gives MRPLLLRLHFYAAILAAPFLLVAALSGGLYALAPQIEQVVYADELTTDSRGPALPLADQVASAREVEPTLPLLAIRPAEEVGQTTRLLFDDGRTEEFRRLAVFVDPVTAEVTGESTSYGSSGALPLRTWVGELHRHLHLGEPGRLYSELAASWLGVVVAAGLGLWLTRPGGRGRFGGRGARGYPSRETQGATRRTSPRRRTLALHSTVGLWATLGFLMLSVTGLTWSTYAGANVSELRSALSWTAPPVISETGPGSSEEAGRAGHAGHGGHGGDTAGGFIPVDSLGVGYDAALASARAEGLDGLVEVTGPTALNGTYVVSQTDSTWPTRGDVTSIDPETGSVVDTVRFDSIPLMAKAASWGIDLHMGVLFGWVSAIAMFGLALALVAMIVTGYRAWWLRRPTRGHALRMGRPVRRGAWRSLPPVGTAAVVVVALAVGWFLPVLGVSLLVFLAIDLMVGLRGSRQTA, from the coding sequence ATGCGCCCGCTGCTCCTCCGCCTGCACTTCTACGCGGCGATCCTCGCCGCGCCGTTCCTGCTCGTCGCCGCGCTCAGCGGCGGCCTGTACGCCCTCGCGCCGCAGATCGAGCAGGTCGTGTACGCCGACGAGCTCACCACCGACTCCCGCGGTCCGGCGCTGCCGTTGGCCGACCAGGTCGCCTCCGCCCGCGAGGTCGAGCCGACGCTGCCGCTGCTGGCGATCCGTCCCGCGGAGGAGGTCGGGCAGACGACCCGCCTGCTCTTCGACGACGGCCGCACTGAGGAGTTCCGTCGCCTCGCGGTCTTCGTCGACCCGGTCACCGCGGAGGTGACCGGCGAGTCCACCTCGTACGGCTCCTCCGGCGCCCTGCCCCTGCGCACCTGGGTCGGCGAGCTGCACCGCCACCTGCACCTCGGTGAGCCCGGGCGGCTCTACTCCGAGCTCGCCGCGTCCTGGCTCGGTGTCGTCGTCGCCGCCGGGCTCGGCCTGTGGCTGACCCGCCCCGGTGGTCGAGGGCGCTTCGGTGGCCGAGGAGCGAGGGGCTACCCGAGCCGCGAGACCCAGGGCGCGACCCGGCGCACAAGCCCTCGCCGTCGCACCCTCGCCCTGCATAGCACCGTCGGCCTCTGGGCCACTCTCGGCTTCCTCATGCTCTCGGTCACCGGGTTGACGTGGTCGACGTACGCGGGCGCGAACGTCTCCGAGCTCCGCTCCGCGCTGTCCTGGACGGCTCCGCCGGTCATCAGCGAGACCGGCCCCGGCTCGAGCGAGGAGGCGGGCCGCGCCGGCCACGCCGGCCACGGCGGCCACGGCGGCGACACCGCGGGCGGATTCATCCCGGTCGACAGCCTGGGAGTGGGATACGACGCCGCGCTCGCCTCGGCCCGTGCCGAGGGGCTCGACGGTCTGGTGGAGGTGACGGGTCCGACGGCGCTGAACGGCACGTACGTCGTCTCCCAGACCGACTCCACCTGGCCGACCCGTGGTGACGTGACCTCGATCGACCCGGAGACCGGGTCGGTGGTCGACACGGTGCGCTTCGACAGCATCCCGCTGATGGCGAAGGCGGCCTCGTGGGGCATCGACCTGCACATGGGTGTGCTGTTCGGGTGGGTCAGCGCGATCGCGATGTTCGGACTGGCGCTGGCGCTGGTCGCGATGATCGTGACGGGCTACCGGGCGTGGTGGCTGCGGCGTCCCACGCGGGGACACGCGTTGCGAATGGGGCGGCCCGTACGCCGCGGTGCGTGGCGGTCACTTCCTCCGGTCGGCACAGCCGCCGTCGTGGTGGTGGCCCTCGCTGTGGGCTGGTTCCTCCCGGTGCTGGGGGTGAGCCTGCTGGTGTTCCTCGCGATCGACCTCATGGTCGGTCTGCGCGGCAGCCGACAGACGGCCTGA
- a CDS encoding alpha/beta hydrolase produces the protein MTTLTAAEASEMFRETPDQFVDVGNGEVAVRSVGTGPDVLLVHGWPVSGATWRTLLPHLAAHVRCHVVDLVGAGQSRFDRGARFGILEHAEAVRRVLDALGLLEPGSVAVVGHDSGGLIARHALADDPRVRGWGLLDTELSTGMGWRFRSFVSARHVPGVEHVLARLLNAPRLRRTPLLLGGAFADADLLDGEFAEFFLQPLREDPERRWAAGELLRAFDLDLVRRLGEVHARMSAPVQLVYGAEDPFFPAEEARAMLPSFAGPAQLHVVRRGGLFAHEEFGAEVAEVLVPTLKG, from the coding sequence GTGACCACGTTGACCGCTGCCGAGGCGAGCGAGATGTTCCGTGAGACCCCCGACCAGTTCGTCGACGTGGGGAACGGTGAGGTCGCCGTACGCTCCGTCGGCACCGGACCCGACGTGCTCCTCGTGCACGGCTGGCCGGTCTCCGGCGCCACCTGGCGCACCCTGCTCCCCCACCTCGCGGCGCACGTGCGCTGCCACGTGGTCGACCTGGTGGGCGCCGGGCAGAGCCGCTTCGACCGCGGCGCGCGCTTCGGGATCCTCGAGCACGCCGAGGCCGTACGCCGCGTCCTCGACGCCCTCGGGCTGCTCGAGCCCGGGTCGGTCGCGGTGGTCGGGCACGACTCCGGCGGCCTGATCGCCCGGCACGCGCTCGCCGACGACCCGCGCGTACGCGGATGGGGGCTGCTCGACACCGAGCTGTCGACGGGGATGGGGTGGCGGTTCCGGTCCTTCGTGTCCGCCCGGCACGTGCCTGGGGTCGAGCACGTGTTGGCGCGGCTGCTGAACGCGCCGAGGCTTCGGCGTACGCCGCTGCTGCTCGGTGGCGCGTTCGCCGACGCCGACCTGCTGGACGGCGAGTTCGCCGAATTCTTCCTGCAGCCCCTGCGCGAGGACCCCGAGCGGCGGTGGGCGGCCGGGGAGCTGCTGCGCGCCTTCGACCTCGATCTCGTGCGCCGGCTCGGCGAGGTGCACGCGCGGATGAGCGCACCGGTGCAGCTGGTCTACGGAGCCGAGGACCCGTTCTTCCCCGCGGAGGAGGCGCGGGCGATGCTGCCGAGCTTCGCGGGGCCGGCGCAGCTGCACGTCGTACGCCGGGGAGGGCTGTTCGCCCACGAGGAGTTCGGGGCTGAGGTGGCGGAGGTGCTGGTGCCGACGTTGAAGGGATAG
- a CDS encoding helix-turn-helix transcriptional regulator codes for MTRPDTHVGALLRHWRGRRGMSQLDLAIAADVSSRHVSFVETGRSQPSAEMVLRLAAALEVPLRQTNVLLRAAGHPARFEDTGALPPAVAATLQTMKEHHEPYPLIVLDRAYDVLDLNDAAARLLSGVLSSVLPGGLATTADADAPDQQRLNLARLTLDPALGGQIVLNHDAVARDLLWRVQRELLTDPDDERLRTVAEDLLATPGIPEDWRRPDPTAPSDPTLDLHLRVGEEVWSFRIVLSALLAPLEVALDELRIEQWFPADEVTRRGCQALAGH; via the coding sequence ATGACGAGACCCGACACCCACGTCGGCGCGCTCCTGCGTCACTGGCGTGGCCGTCGCGGCATGAGCCAGCTCGACCTGGCGATCGCGGCGGACGTCTCGAGCCGCCACGTCAGCTTCGTCGAGACCGGCCGGTCCCAGCCGAGCGCGGAGATGGTGCTGCGCCTCGCCGCGGCGCTGGAGGTGCCGCTGCGCCAGACCAACGTGCTGCTCCGCGCCGCCGGTCACCCGGCACGCTTCGAGGACACCGGCGCCCTGCCCCCGGCCGTGGCGGCGACGCTGCAGACGATGAAGGAGCACCACGAGCCGTACCCGCTCATCGTGCTCGACCGCGCCTACGACGTGCTGGACCTCAACGACGCCGCCGCCCGGCTGCTGTCGGGCGTGCTCTCCAGCGTGCTGCCCGGTGGCCTCGCCACGACCGCGGACGCCGACGCCCCCGACCAGCAGCGGCTCAACCTCGCCCGCCTCACCCTCGACCCGGCCCTCGGCGGGCAGATCGTGCTCAACCACGACGCGGTCGCGCGCGACCTGCTCTGGCGCGTCCAGCGCGAGCTGCTCACCGACCCCGACGACGAGCGGCTGCGTACGGTGGCCGAGGACCTGCTCGCGACCCCGGGCATCCCCGAGGACTGGCGCCGCCCCGACCCCACCGCCCCGTCCGACCCCACGCTGGACCTGCATCTGCGGGTCGGTGAGGAGGTCTGGTCGTTCCGCATCGTGCTCAGCGCGCTGCTCGCACCGCTCGAGGTCGCGCTCGACGAGCTGCGCATCGAGCAGTGGTTCCCCGCCGACGAGGTCACCCGGCGGGGGTGTCAGGCCCTCGCCGGCCACTAG
- a CDS encoding response regulator transcription factor, giving the protein MAPTADTDHARDDTGSGPVRVALVDDYEVVIRGLASLLEPFGDRVRVVELDAGLREVDAAVDVILYDTFAQPRGQAFDWDIVSSLLDHADCRNLLVYSWHVDDEMVAASREAGARGCVGKHLEAEELVEALEKAARGAEVFVTGQEDSAAESDWPGRQFGLTERESEVIALVVQGLSNADIAHCVYLGESTVKTYLRQAYQKMGFTSRTQAVLWGIKHGFSPKHQRFTIKKGAKQVATGGQATSR; this is encoded by the coding sequence ATGGCACCCACCGCCGACACCGACCACGCGCGGGATGACACCGGGTCGGGTCCCGTACGCGTCGCCCTGGTCGACGACTACGAGGTCGTCATCCGCGGTCTGGCCTCGCTGCTGGAGCCGTTCGGTGACCGCGTACGCGTCGTCGAGCTCGACGCCGGGCTGCGCGAGGTGGACGCGGCGGTCGACGTGATCCTCTACGACACGTTCGCCCAGCCGCGGGGTCAGGCGTTCGACTGGGACATCGTCTCGAGCCTGCTCGACCACGCCGACTGCCGGAACCTGCTCGTCTACAGCTGGCACGTCGACGACGAGATGGTCGCGGCGAGCCGCGAGGCGGGCGCCCGGGGGTGTGTCGGCAAGCACCTGGAGGCCGAGGAGCTCGTCGAGGCGCTGGAGAAGGCGGCCCGCGGCGCCGAGGTCTTCGTGACCGGTCAGGAGGACTCGGCCGCCGAGAGCGACTGGCCCGGACGCCAGTTCGGGCTGACCGAGCGCGAGTCCGAGGTCATCGCCCTGGTGGTGCAGGGACTCAGCAACGCCGACATCGCGCACTGCGTCTACCTCGGCGAGAGCACGGTGAAGACCTACCTGCGGCAGGCGTACCAGAAGATGGGCTTCACCAGCCGTACGCAGGCCGTGCTGTGGGGCATCAAGCACGGCTTCTCACCGAAGCACCAGCGGTTCACGATCAAGAAGGGCGCGAAGCAGGTCGCGACCGGCGGCCAGGCCACGAGTCGCTGA
- a CDS encoding Brp/Blh family beta-carotene 15,15'-dioxygenase → MTWLSRAAVGATALAAALSHLFLDGGTAGWAPLELPLVLLALLVTLPHGAADAAAPYLRSLRLTWGTYAGLGLAYATLAALIWTVSRSVPLLGLTLLVVLSVAHFGAGEVTFHRETGAPLPRAWGASAGLISGLVVVVLPLVAHPGQSASWILQVVPAWRDSPPLGADGRLLMIAAGGAAVLIAVAGAGLAAYAWRTGRRGPATELALLTACALLAPPVVTIAVYLAAWHSPRHLALLRRDAAYARRPLLPLCLAAAAATAGAVVALVVLVRLAGDAGLASVLREQIWLVTALTVPHGLVVAWLDRTRVSRLS, encoded by the coding sequence GTGACGTGGCTGTCACGGGCCGCGGTGGGCGCCACGGCGCTCGCCGCGGCCCTCAGCCACCTCTTTCTCGACGGCGGCACCGCCGGCTGGGCACCCCTCGAGCTCCCGCTCGTGCTGCTCGCCCTGCTGGTCACGCTGCCGCACGGCGCGGCCGACGCGGCGGCGCCGTACCTGCGTTCGCTGCGGCTGACCTGGGGCACGTACGCCGGGCTCGGCCTCGCGTATGCCACCCTCGCCGCCCTGATCTGGACCGTCTCCCGCAGCGTCCCCCTGCTCGGGCTCACCCTGCTGGTGGTGCTGTCGGTCGCGCACTTCGGGGCCGGGGAGGTCACCTTCCACCGGGAGACCGGCGCCCCGCTCCCCCGCGCCTGGGGCGCTAGCGCTGGACTGATCAGCGGACTCGTCGTCGTGGTGCTGCCGTTGGTCGCGCACCCGGGACAGTCCGCGTCGTGGATCCTCCAGGTCGTCCCCGCGTGGCGGGACTCCCCTCCCCTGGGCGCCGACGGTCGACTTCTGATGATCGCGGCGGGTGGGGCTGCCGTGCTGATCGCAGTCGCCGGCGCAGGGCTGGCCGCGTACGCCTGGCGTACGGGACGCCGAGGGCCGGCCACCGAGCTCGCGCTGCTCACTGCGTGCGCGCTGCTCGCGCCACCGGTCGTGACGATCGCGGTGTACCTGGCGGCGTGGCACTCGCCGCGCCACCTGGCGTTGCTGAGGCGCGACGCGGCGTACGCGAGACGCCCCCTGCTGCCGCTGTGCCTCGCGGCGGCCGCGGCCACCGCCGGGGCGGTCGTCGCGCTGGTCGTGCTGGTGCGGCTGGCCGGGGACGCCGGACTCGCCTCCGTGCTGCGCGAGCAGATCTGGCTCGTCACCGCGCTGACCGTGCCGCACGGGCTCGTGGTGGCGTGGCTGGACCGGACGAGAGTCTCGCGGCTCAGCTAG
- a CDS encoding bacteriorhodopsin → MSPSTLVSAAAPPETQALTPGQYDLITYAVVVAGFALVAGFLYSASSRGEVATKYRPAVTASMIICGVAALSYLVLFTKVDRGYTLTDGLYRPNADAAFSISARYMDWTVTVPILVAELLAVSTLVGRKLSAVRATSIGAAIAMIVTGYLGTQVFDQGGSTAYLWLWWGISMVFFVYLYVALLPAVRTSMASMGAEAGRTYGLATAVLLVTFLVYPIVYLIPVFFASGAWTTTMQFAFSTADVIAKVGFGMLIHKVAKLRTADDLAAGTSSFDGPVWINFELATPAELLGAGARGAAAEANGHGRVGQTTSGRR, encoded by the coding sequence ATGAGTCCCAGCACGCTCGTCAGCGCCGCGGCACCACCGGAGACGCAGGCGCTCACGCCCGGTCAGTACGACCTCATCACCTACGCCGTCGTCGTCGCGGGCTTCGCGCTCGTCGCCGGCTTCCTCTACTCCGCCAGCAGCCGCGGGGAGGTCGCGACGAAGTACCGCCCCGCCGTCACCGCCAGCATGATCATCTGCGGCGTCGCCGCGCTGTCGTACCTCGTGCTGTTCACGAAGGTCGACAGGGGCTACACGCTCACCGACGGCCTCTACCGTCCCAACGCCGACGCCGCGTTCTCGATCTCGGCGCGCTACATGGACTGGACGGTCACCGTCCCGATCCTCGTCGCCGAGCTGCTCGCCGTGTCCACCCTGGTCGGACGCAAGCTCAGCGCCGTCCGCGCCACCTCCATCGGTGCCGCCATCGCCATGATCGTCACCGGCTACCTCGGCACCCAGGTCTTCGACCAGGGCGGCAGCACCGCCTACCTGTGGCTGTGGTGGGGCATCAGCATGGTCTTCTTCGTCTACCTCTACGTGGCGCTGCTGCCGGCCGTACGCACCTCGATGGCGTCGATGGGCGCCGAGGCCGGGCGTACGTACGGGCTCGCGACCGCGGTGCTGCTGGTGACGTTCCTCGTCTACCCGATCGTCTACCTGATCCCGGTGTTCTTCGCCTCCGGTGCGTGGACCACCACGATGCAGTTCGCCTTCTCCACCGCCGACGTCATCGCGAAGGTCGGCTTCGGGATGCTGATCCACAAGGTCGCCAAGCTGCGTACGGCTGACGACCTCGCTGCCGGCACGTCCTCCTTCGACGGACCGGTGTGGATTAACTTCGAGCTGGCCACGCCCGCGGAGCTGCTCGGTGCGGGTGCGCGTGGTGCGGCTGCGGAGGCCAACGGGCACGGGCGCGTCGGTCAGACCACCTCCGGTCGGCGCTGA